The following coding sequences are from one Haloarcula taiwanensis window:
- a CDS encoding universal stress protein, translating into MFDSILVPTDGSEHATRAAEHGAALARAFSGTLHVMAVIDTRTAGGPFSSGELDDETRDRMRADADAAVTAITDAVDAAGAIQTTIRTGNPVDEICAYRDDHDIDLIAMGTHGRTGVGRYLAGSVTESVVRQADVPVFTVRATEQSRETDSYDDILIPTDGSTSATAAVEPACEIAAQFDSRVHVLNVVNLGDVATGSEYTLPKDLIDTLESQGKKVTERIAAQARESGVDAVTQVVDGFPAADILDYAEENDVDLIAMGTAGRTGLNRFLMGSTTERVIRHADMPVLAVNARDQHGDKA; encoded by the coding sequence ATGTTCGATTCAATCCTGGTTCCGACCGACGGCAGCGAGCACGCAACCCGGGCCGCTGAACACGGGGCAGCGCTTGCGCGTGCGTTCAGCGGGACTCTGCACGTCATGGCTGTCATCGATACGCGAACGGCGGGCGGACCATTCAGCAGTGGTGAACTCGACGACGAGACACGCGACCGCATGAGGGCCGACGCCGACGCAGCAGTCACGGCCATCACAGACGCGGTGGACGCCGCTGGAGCGATACAGACGACTATCCGCACGGGCAATCCTGTCGACGAGATCTGTGCATACCGCGACGACCACGATATCGACCTGATTGCGATGGGAACGCACGGTCGTACCGGTGTCGGGCGATATCTCGCCGGAAGCGTGACAGAGAGCGTCGTCCGGCAGGCTGATGTCCCCGTTTTTACCGTCCGCGCAACCGAACAGAGTCGCGAGACCGACTCCTACGACGACATTCTCATCCCGACGGACGGAAGCACGTCTGCAACGGCTGCTGTCGAACCGGCATGCGAGATTGCAGCGCAGTTCGATTCTCGCGTTCACGTTCTGAACGTCGTCAACCTCGGCGACGTGGCGACCGGTTCGGAATACACGCTGCCGAAAGACTTGATCGATACTCTGGAATCACAAGGTAAGAAGGTGACCGAGCGGATTGCAGCGCAAGCACGCGAGTCCGGCGTGGACGCTGTCACGCAGGTCGTCGATGGATTCCCGGCGGCAGATATTCTCGATTACGCTGAGGAGAACGATGTCGATCTGATTGCGATGGGGACGGCCGGTCGGACAGGGCTCAATCGGTTCCTCATGGGAAGCACGACAGAACGGGTCATCAGACACGCTGACATGCCTGTGCTGGCAGTCAATGCCCGAGACCAGCATGGCGACAAAGCCTGA
- a CDS encoding flavin-nucleotide-binding protein, with protein sequence MSADNPITMTDEERDALLGNGGTGVLSLAAGDAPPHSVPVSYGYDAPTTTFYFRLAVGAEKSKGELSDRSATFVTYRETETGWQSVAASGRLEDVEREGIETDTLAGLEHVDIPLVDIFERPLREVTFEFYRLVPDDLTGRTEL encoded by the coding sequence ATGTCCGCGGACAACCCGATTACGATGACGGACGAGGAACGGGACGCGCTTCTGGGCAACGGGGGGACGGGCGTCCTCTCGCTGGCTGCCGGCGACGCACCGCCACACTCGGTTCCGGTATCATACGGGTACGACGCGCCGACTACTACCTTCTATTTCCGGCTGGCTGTCGGCGCTGAGAAGTCGAAGGGCGAACTCAGCGACCGCTCGGCGACGTTCGTGACCTATCGCGAGACAGAGACTGGGTGGCAGAGTGTGGCCGCCAGCGGTCGACTTGAAGATGTCGAACGGGAGGGAATTGAGACGGACACGCTAGCGGGACTCGAACACGTCGACATTCCGCTGGTCGACATCTTCGAACGCCCGCTCCGCGAGGTGACATTCGAATTTTACCGCCTCGTGCCGGATGACCTGACGGGACGAACCGAACTCTAA
- a CDS encoding pyridoxamine 5'-phosphate oxidase, with protein sequence MTIDELEAYGLERMDDEEIQEFLATHSTGVLGLPTTDVPYLLPLSYGFDDGACLYFTYLLGESSQKADLTERAGRGRFLVYEIDTAFEWQSVMLAGDINSVPEDEWAEITAMTQNAWRPNTLQTATTSGGVALYEFEITDLTGIKQTGLAPDFRENIEP encoded by the coding sequence ATGACAATCGATGAATTAGAGGCGTACGGACTTGAGCGGATGGACGACGAGGAGATACAGGAGTTCCTCGCCACACACTCAACCGGCGTCCTCGGGCTTCCGACAACAGATGTTCCGTATCTGCTGCCGCTCTCGTACGGCTTCGACGATGGGGCGTGTCTCTATTTCACGTACCTGCTGGGCGAGTCAAGTCAGAAAGCGGACCTAACTGAGCGGGCCGGCCGCGGCCGGTTTCTCGTTTACGAGATTGACACCGCGTTTGAGTGGCAGAGCGTGATGCTTGCCGGGGATATCAACAGTGTCCCAGAAGACGAGTGGGCAGAGATTACGGCGATGACACAAAACGCCTGGCGACCCAACACGCTCCAGACGGCCACCACGTCCGGCGGAGTCGCGCTTTACGAATTCGAGATAACGGATCTCACCGGAATCAAGCAGACCGGACTGGCTCCCGACTTTCGGGAGAACATCGAACCGTGA